A region of Porites lutea chromosome 13, jaPorLute2.1, whole genome shotgun sequence DNA encodes the following proteins:
- the LOC140923297 gene encoding serpin B6-like, with the protein MAAKLEVVAQSENKFALDLHEILRNEGNLVNENLFYSPASLLIALAMTCFGARGKTAEELASVLYLKPDSSSGPNMKKFLSSLNSSSGNNTKLLTANKLFIEKSLEIVKSYRAGIQEFYESEITSVDYKQRTEEVREEINKWVEQKTNDKIKGLIPPGMLSSDTRLVLVNAIYFKGLWLQPFLKEESFPGTFFVAANQKVQVQMMRQEAHFKFFESKELGCQILEMPYIGSKMSMVIFLPVETDGLGSLEGKITYDNFKKSLSTLDSSRPKEMEVFLPKFKLTQQFSLNDVLSKMGASEMFIAGKADFSGITADSLYVSQVVHKAFIEVNEEGTETAAATGIGVNALSLKPMFNADHPFLFFIRHNDTGAILFMGRLLKPSED; encoded by the coding sequence ATGGCAGCCAAATTAGAGGTTGTGGCGCAGTCTGAGAACAAATTTGCTCTTGATCTTCACGAGATCCTAAGAAATGAAGGCAATTTGGTCAACGAAAACCTTTTTTATTCTCCTGCAAGTCTTCTTATCGCTCTGGCGATGACTTGTTTTGGAGCAAGGGGAAAAACTGCCGAGGAATTAGCGAGTGTTCTTTATCTGAAGCCTGATTCCTCATCTGGGCCCAACATGAAGAAGTTTCTGTCCAGCCTCAATTCATCAAGCGGCAACAACACCAAGCTGCTCACGGCAAATAAGCTTTTCATTGAGAAAAGCCTTGAAATCGTGAAGTCGTATAGAGCTGGGATTCAAGAGTTTTACGAATCTGAAATTACCTCTGTGGATTACAAACAGCGCACGGAAGAAGTCAGAGAGGAGATTAACAAGTGGGTGGAACAGAAAACCAACGACAAGATCAAAGGACTTATCCCTCCTGGAATGCTAAGTTCTGACACAAGATTGGTTCTGGTGAATGCAATTTACTTTAAAGGTTTATGGCTTCAACCATTCCTGAAGGAAGAATCTTTCCCAGGGACCTTTTTTGTGGCTGCAAACCAAAAAGTACAAGTACAAATGATGCGCCAAGAAGCCCATTTCAAGTTCTTCGAATCAAAGGAACTAGGCTGCCAAATACTCGAGATGCCGTATATAGGAAGTAAGATGTCCATGGTAATCTTCCTTCCTGTAGAAACTGATGGCCTGGGGAGTTTAGAAGGAAAGATCACCTATGACAACTTTAAGAAGTCTCTGTCTACCCTTGATTCCTCAAGACCTAAAGAAATGGAAGTGTTTCTGCCCAAGTTCAAGTTGACACAGCAGTTTAGTCTGAATGATGTTTTGTCAAAAATGGGAGCAAGTGAAATGTTTATTGCTGGCAAGGCAGACTTCAGTGGTATCACAGCAGATTCCCTGTATGTTTCACAAGTGGTTCATAAAGCCTTTATTGAGGTGAATGAAGAAGGTACAGAGACTGCCGCTGCTACTGGTATTGGAGTCAATGCATTGAGTTTAAAGCCCATGTTTAATGCCGACCATCCATTTTTGTTCTTTATCCGCCACAATGATACTGGTGCCATACTGTTCATGGGTCGTCTCCTGAAACCAAGTGAAGATTGA